One region of Parambassis ranga chromosome 12, fParRan2.1, whole genome shotgun sequence genomic DNA includes:
- the LOC114443869 gene encoding ER degradation-enhancing alpha-mannosidase-like protein 3 — protein MGENLSRKRDYPPGTGLMLKILLISCLLGWATCQESQSMTTEEKTAIRHQIIEMFDHAYGSYMKYAYPADELMPLSCRGRVRGQEPNRGDIDDSLGKFSLTLIDTLDTLVVLNKLDEFEDAVRKAMSDVRLDNDVVVSVFETNIRVLGGLLGGHIMADLLRQRGERMQWYSGELLHMAKELGHRLLPAFNTTSGLPYPKVNLRYGILNPLSRTGTESDTCTACAGTMILEFAALSRLSGESVFEEHARKALDVLWERRQRGSDLVGTIINIHNGEWVRKDSGVGAGIDSYYEYLMKAYILLGDNVFLERFNVHYHAIMKYISQPPLLLNVHMHNPTVSVRSWMDSLLAFFPGLQVLRGDLKPAIETHEMLYQVTKQHKFLPEAFTTEFRVHWGQHLLRPEFAESTYYLYKATGDPYYLRVGQSIVEKLNAYARVPCGFAAVQDVRTGMHEDRMDSFFLAEMFKYLYLLFSEKSELPIDIDNYIFTTEAHLLPISLSTTQLPCNGNNTESVPVLQEEDLFTHSCPSTETLFPNNPSFAKTIRDGYKYLTGVGRAFHPLPIREIELPLHDNGMEPVEFLKSMGISLTPLNEVMAGDTGREHKGVYRVKLVAEVSQTPEEEVVVPHVVQLISPPFLGRTVLTAGPAKFGMDLTKQEHGVKGSIVKASPYTACGPIENTVELKGRIALALRGDCMFAAKARWLQEAGAIGAIFIDHREGSNSEETPLFQMVGDGDFTEDITLPLVFLFSREGAILTAALQEHHNVDVLLLPKERQLGQDKTEKPVSMNIKLRLAEEGELEEGPARGPTLEFILENEEVLLKEEEEEELRGKQQFCTTENERTEPCSAKSAQTLNTNIRPDTNP, from the exons ATGGGAGAGAATCTTTCCAGGAAACGGGACTACCCTCCAGGCACAGGGTTGATGCTAAAGATACTTCTGATCAGCTGTCTTCTTGGGTGGGCAACATGTCAAGAAAGCCAGAGCATGACGACAGAGGAGAAGACTGCTATCAG GCACCAGATCATAGAAATGTTTGACCATGCTTATGGGAGTTACATG AAATATGCCTATCCAGCTGATGAGCTAATGCCGCTAAGCTGCAGAGGAAGGGTTCGCGGTCAGGAGCCCAACAGGGGAGACATAGATGACTCACTCGGAAA GTTTTCTCTCACTCTGATTGACACTCTTGATACCCTGGTG gtGTTAAACAAGCTCGATGAGTTTGAAGATGCAGTGAGGAAGGCTATGAGTGATGTACGCTTGGACAATGATGTGGTTGTGTCGGTGTTTGAGACCAACATCAGAGTTTTAGG TGGGCTTTTGGGAGGCCACATAATGGCTGACCTGCTACGGCAGCGTGGGGAACGAATGCAGTGGTACAGTGGTGAGCTCCTTCACATGGCCAAAGAGCTAGGCCATCGATTACTGCCTGCTTTCAACACCACAAGTGGCCTACCTTACCCTAAG GTGAATCTGCGGTATGGCATTCTTAACCCACTGTCACGCACAGGCACTGAATCAGACACCTGCACTGCATGTGCAGGAACAATGATCCTGGAGTTTGCTGCCCTCAGCAGACTGTCAGGAGAGTCTGTGTTTGAG GAACATGCAAGGAAAGCTCTGGATGTCCTctgggagaggagacagagaggaagtgacTTGGTGGGAACAATCATTAATATCCATAATGGAGAGTGGGTCAGAAAAG ATAGTGGAGTTGGTGCTGGTATCGACTCATATTATGAGTATCTGATGAAGGCGTACATTCTGCTAGGAGACAATGTTTTTCTGGAGAGGTTCAATGTT CATTACCATGCCATTATGAAGTACATCAGCCAGCCTCCCCTGCTCCTCAATGTACACATGCACAACCCCACTGTAAGCGTGCGGAGCTGGATGGACTCTCTTCTGGCATTCTTCCCTGGCTTACAG GTTTTGAGAGGAGATCTGAAACCAGCCATTGAGACTCATGAGATGCTTTACCAAGTAACTAAGCAGCACAAGTTTCTTCCAGAG GCTTTTACTACTGAGTTCAGAGTTCATTGGGGCCAACACCTACTGAGACCAGAGTTTGCAGAAAGCACCTACTACCTCTACAAG GCCACTGGCGACCCCTACTACCTCAGAGTGGGACAGTCCATAGTGGAAAAGCTCAATGCCTATGCCAGAGTGCCTTGCGGGTTTGCAGCGGTGCAAGATGTCCGCACAGGGATGCATGAAGACAG gatGGACTCGTTCTTTCTGGCTGAGATGTTTAAATACCTGTACTTGTTGTTTTCGGAGAAGAGCGAGCTACCCATTGATATTGATAACTACATCTTCACCACAGAGGCTCATCTTCTGCCGATCTCTCTGTCCACAACTCAGCTGCCCTGTAATGGAAACAATACG GAGTCTGTTCCCGTTCTTCAAGAAGAGGATCTGTTTACTCACTCATGTCCCAGCACAGAGACGTTGTTCCCCAACAACCCTTCGTTTGCCAAAACCATTCGGGATGGTTATAAGTACCTCACCGGAGTGGGGCGAGCCTTCCACCCTCTACCCATCAG GGAAATTGAACTGCCGCTCCATGATAATGGCATGGAGCCAGTGGAGTTCTTGAAAAGCATGGGCATTTCTCTCACTCCACTAAATGAGGTCATGGCAGGAGACACAGGAAGG GAGCATAAAGGAGTGTACCGGGTAAAACTTGTAGCAGAAGTCAGCCAGACAccagaggaggaagtggtggTGCCTCATGTTGTTCAGCTCATATCCCCCCCATTCTTGGGgaggacagtcctcactgcagggCCTGCCAAGTTTGGAATGGACCTCACCAAGCAGGAACATGGG GTGAAAGGCAGTATAGTGAAAGCTTCTCCTTACACTGCATGTGGGCCCATAGAAAATACAGTGGAGCTAAAAGGCCGGATCGCTCTGGCTCTGCGTGGTGACTGCATGTTTGCTGCAAAGGCTCGCTGGCTGCAGGAGGCAGGAGCAATAGGAGCCATCTTTATAG ACCACCGTGAGGGAAGCAATAGCGAGGAAACTCCCCTCTTTCAGATGGTAGGAGATGGCGACTTCACTGAGGACATCACACTGCCACTAGTCTTCCTATTCAGCCGTGAGGGGGCCATACTTACAGCTGCCTTGCAGGAACATCACAATGTTGATGTGCTGTTGCTGCCCAAAGAGAGGCAGCTTGGACAGG ATAAAACAGAAAAGCCTGTCAGCATGAACATAAAACTCCGCTTGGCAGAGGAGGGGGAGCTTGAGGAAGGACCAGCTAGAGGGCCCACTCTGGAGTTTATCTTAGAGAATGAAGAGGTGCTGcttaaagaagaggaggaagaagagctcAGAGGAAAACAACAGTTCTGCACAACAGAGAATGAGAGGACTGAACCATGTTCAGCAAAATCAGCTCAAACCCTAAACACTAACATCAGACCAGACACAAATCCTTGA
- the anxa3b gene encoding annexin A3b — MSVWDDLDLLLDSPSPLTVTSTTRGTVKDKPNFKAEDDVTALRKAMEGLGTTEKTLIEVLTQRSSAQRELIAKAYEKATGRTLVADLKGDTSGDFEDLLVALVTPPGVYDCHVVKKAMKGLGTTESTLIEIFASRSNRQIKALSDAYLAETGKSLINDLKSEVSGDYGKALLILAEGKRDESTAVDNAKAIADAKALYEAGEKKWGTDEAKFIDILCHRSIPQLRQTLIEYKNISKKTLQESIESEMSGNLEKLLVAVVKCVKNVPTYFAEMLYNSMKGAGTTESTLTRILVSRSEVDLLDIRAEYKKLFGCSLYSQLESEVSGNYGNALRNLCGQGE; from the exons ATGTCTGTGTGG GATGACTTGGACCTGCTCTTGGACTCCCCCTCCCCGCTGACAGTGACT tCTACTACAAGAGGGACTGTGAAGGACAAGCCAAACTTCAAAGCAGAAGATGACGTGACTGCGCTTAGGAAGGCCATGGAAGGCCTAG GTACGACAGAAAAGACTCTGATCGAGGTGTTGACCCAAAGAAGTAGCGCTCAGCGTGAGCTTATTGCTAAGGCTTATGAGAAAGCCACAGGAAGG ACATTAGTGGCTGACCTGAAGGGTGACACAAGTGGAGACTTTGAAGACCTGTTAGTTGCCTTGGTAACCCCTCCTGGAGTCTACGATTGCCATGTTGTTAAGAAAGCCATGAAG GGTCTAGGAACCACAGAAAGCACGCTGATAGAAATCTTTGCCTCAAGATCCAACAGACAGATCAAAGCTCTGTCTGATGCATACCTGGCTG AAACTGGAAAATCTTTGATTAATGATCTGAAGTCGGAGGTATCAGGAGATTACGGCAAGGCGCTGCTCATCTTGGCTGAG GGGAAGAGAGACGAGAGCACCGCTGTGGATAATGCTAAAGCTATAGCAGACGCTAAG GCTTTGTATGAAGCTGGAGAGAAGAAGTGGGGAACAGATGAGGCGAAGTTTATTGATATCTTGTGCCACAGGAGCATTCCTCAGCTTCGGCAAA CACTGATAGAGTACAAGAATATCAGCAAAAAGACCCTGCAGGAAAGCATTGAGAGTGAGATGTCCGGAAACCTGGAGAAACTACTTGTGGCTGTTG TTAAGTGTGTGAAAAATGTTCCCACATACTTCGCTGAGATGCTTTACAATAGCATGAAG GGCGCTGGTACCACAGAGTCCACTCTGACCAGGATACTCGTCAGCCGCTCAGAGGTCGACCTGTTGGACATCAGAGCGGAGTACAAGAAGCTGTTTGGATGCTCCCTCTACTCCCAGTTAGAG TCCGAAGTGTCCGGTAACTATGGCAACGCCCTAAGAAATCTGTGTGGTCAAGGTGAATAA
- the rcl1 gene encoding RNA 3'-terminal phosphate cyclase-like protein, giving the protein MASHGLTYDGCNFFRQRLVLSTLSGKHVKIKNIRSRDDEPGLRDFEASFIRLLDKVTNGSRIEINQTGTVLFYQPGLLYGGTIEHDCNTQRSIGYYLEALLMLGPFMKTPLKATLRGVTNDPTDPTVDLLKSTALPLLKKFGIDGEGLDIKVVKRGMAPGGGGEVVFTCPVRRTLKPVQLTEPGKIKRIRGVAYSVRVSPQMGNRIVESARGILNQFIPDIYIYTDHMKGASSGKSPGFGLTLVAETLNGSFLSAEISSTPQGQGEPVLPEDLARSCAKLLLEEVYRGGCVDSSNQSLALLLMTLGQQDVSKVLLGPLSPYTIEFLRHIRDFFQIMFKIEVQKPLEDERKGGDKVLMTCVGIGYSNISKAIK; this is encoded by the exons atGGCAAGCCACGGGCTCACTTACGACGGCTGCAATTTCTTCAGACAGCGGCTGGTTTTGTCCACGCTCAGCGGAAAGCATgttaaaatcaaaaacataCGGTCCAGAGATGACGAGCCGGGACTACGCG ATTTTGAGGCCAGCTTCATCAGACTGTTAGATAAAGTAACCAATGGCTCCAGAATAGAGATTAACCAAACAG GTACCGTGTTATTCTACCAGCCAGGCCTGTTGTATGGAGGCACCATAGAACATGACTGCAACACACAACGTTCGATTGGATACTATCTAGAGGCCCTGCTCATGCTTGGTCCGTTCATGAAGACCCCTCTAAAGGCCACACTGAGGGGAGTCACCAATGACCCCACTGACCCGACA gtcgACCTGCTGAAGTCCACAGCCCTTCCTCTGCTGAAGAAGTTTGGGATAGATGGAGAGGGCTTGGATATCAAG GTGGTGAAAAGAGGGATGGCGCCTGGTGGGGGAGGAGAGGTAGTTTTTACATGTCCTGTCCGCAGGACTTTGAAGCCTGTACAGCTGACTGAGCCAGGGAAGATCAAGAGAATCAGAGGAGTGGC ATATTCAGTGCGAGTTTCTCCTCAAATGGGCAACAGGATTGTGGAGTCAGCCAGAGGCATCCTCAACCAGTTTATTCCAGACATCTACATCTATACTGACCACATGAAAGGAGCCAGCTCTGGCAA GTCTCCAGGTTTTGGTCTGACACTGGTAGCAGAGACACTGAATGGCTCCTTCCTCAGTGCAGAGATCTCATCAACACCACAGGGGCAGGGAGAACCCGTACTGCCAGAGGACCTCGCCAGGAGCTGCGCAAAACTGCTTTTAGAGGAGGTGTATCGG GGTGGCTGTGTGGATTCATCCAATCAGAGTCTGGCACTGCTCTTGATGACCCTTGGCCAACAGGATGTTTCGAAGGTTTTGCTCGGACCTCTCTCCCCATACAC GATCGAGTTCCTGAGACACATTAGAGATTTCTTCCAGATTATGTTTAAGATTGAGGTCCAGAAGCCTCTAGAAGAtgaaaggaaaggaggagaCAAAGTCCTGATGACCTGTGTAGGAATTGGATACAGCAACATAAGCAAAGCcattaaataa